In one Pseudodesulfovibrio tunisiensis genomic region, the following are encoded:
- the buk gene encoding butyrate kinase, translated as MARRVFVINPGSTSTKLALYRDTTLVFQRELAHSREELAGFGSVAGQREFRMVRIRRVLAEEGVNPADMDAVAGRGGLLRPLVGGVYEVSDEMINDMLAARYGEHACNLGAVLADELAREWNVPAFIVDPVVTDEIEDRARLTGLPSVRRRSLFHALNQRGAARTVARRLGRTYGNADFLVIHMGGGVSIGAHRRGRVVDVVNALDGEGPFTPERTGSLPLLSVLDLLERGEHTVESLRRTVLRGGGMVAHMGTNDFREFEAMLDRGESGAALFFEAMAYFIARYAASLAPALVDRDGRIDVAAVILTGGLARSKRMVRELTRLLRHLGPVEVVTGDEEMASLAAGAIRAITGRERARQYPSSQN; from the coding sequence ATGGCGCGGCGCGTTTTCGTGATCAACCCCGGGTCAACGTCAACCAAGCTTGCCCTGTACCGGGACACGACGCTGGTGTTTCAGCGCGAACTTGCCCACTCCCGCGAGGAACTGGCCGGATTCGGGTCCGTGGCCGGGCAGCGGGAATTCCGCATGGTCCGGATACGACGGGTGCTAGCGGAAGAGGGCGTGAATCCGGCGGACATGGATGCGGTCGCCGGGCGCGGCGGACTGCTGCGGCCTCTGGTAGGCGGCGTTTACGAAGTGTCCGACGAAATGATCAACGACATGCTTGCCGCCCGGTACGGCGAACACGCCTGCAACCTCGGGGCAGTGCTGGCCGATGAACTGGCCCGGGAGTGGAACGTGCCCGCATTCATCGTGGACCCGGTGGTCACGGACGAAATCGAGGACCGGGCGCGGCTCACGGGCCTGCCTTCGGTGCGGCGGCGCAGTCTGTTCCATGCCCTGAACCAGCGCGGCGCGGCGCGGACCGTGGCCCGCAGGCTGGGGCGCACCTACGGCAATGCGGATTTTCTGGTCATCCACATGGGCGGCGGCGTATCCATCGGCGCGCATCGTCGGGGCAGGGTGGTGGACGTGGTCAATGCTCTGGACGGGGAAGGGCCGTTCACCCCGGAGCGCACGGGCAGTCTGCCCCTGCTGTCCGTGCTTGATCTGCTGGAGCGCGGGGAACACACCGTGGAATCCCTGCGCCGGACCGTGCTGCGCGGAGGCGGCATGGTCGCGCACATGGGCACCAATGATTTCCGGGAGTTCGAAGCCATGCTTGACCGGGGCGAATCCGGAGCCGCGTTGTTCTTCGAAGCCATGGCCTATTTCATTGCCCGGTACGCGGCCTCGCTGGCTCCGGCCCTTGTGGACCGGGACGGGCGGATCGACGTGGCCGCCGTGATCCTGACGGGCGGTCTGGCCCGGAGCAAACGGATGGTGCGCGAATTGACGCGTCTGCTGCGTCATCTCGGCCCGGTGGAGGTCGTGACCGGGGATGAGGAAATGGCGTCTCTGGCTGCCGGAGCCATCCGGGCCATCACGGGCAGGGAACGGGCGCGACAGTATCCATCCAGCCAAAACTAA
- a CDS encoding PHP domain-containing protein, translated as MSIDLHTHSTVSDGTLTPTELVREAAAAGLSAMALTDHDTVKGVPEALEAGKRFGIEVIPGCELSVTSPKGAGWLHIVGLWIPENPEKLEAAFEWVIEGRANRNHEIADRLRHLGVNIRYEDVVARATGTVGRPHFAQELMHLGVVSSINEAFHEWLGENGKAYVPKRKLSPEQAISVLLEEGATPILAHPFILGLQGDQMETAVRELVDLGLEGIEVHYTEHDSADTDRFMALAEKFNLLVSGGSDFHGTVKPDIKLGVGRGDLNVPDELLERMKAHRRAKGLPV; from the coding sequence ATGAGCATTGATCTGCATACCCATTCCACGGTTTCGGACGGCACGCTCACCCCCACGGAGCTCGTGCGCGAGGCGGCTGCCGCCGGACTTTCAGCCATGGCCCTGACCGACCACGATACGGTCAAGGGCGTGCCCGAAGCGCTGGAGGCCGGAAAACGGTTCGGCATCGAGGTCATCCCGGGCTGCGAACTCAGCGTGACCTCGCCCAAGGGCGCAGGCTGGCTGCACATCGTGGGCCTGTGGATTCCGGAAAATCCGGAAAAGCTCGAAGCAGCGTTCGAGTGGGTCATCGAGGGCCGGGCCAACCGCAACCATGAAATCGCGGACAGGCTCCGCCACCTTGGAGTGAACATCCGCTACGAAGACGTGGTGGCGCGAGCCACCGGCACCGTGGGCCGACCGCACTTCGCCCAGGAGCTCATGCACCTGGGCGTTGTTTCGTCCATCAACGAGGCATTCCACGAATGGCTGGGCGAAAACGGCAAGGCGTACGTGCCCAAGCGCAAGCTTTCGCCGGAGCAGGCCATTTCCGTATTGCTGGAAGAGGGAGCCACCCCGATTCTGGCCCACCCGTTCATCCTCGGGCTGCAGGGCGATCAGATGGAAACCGCAGTGCGCGAACTGGTGGATCTCGGGCTGGAGGGGATCGAGGTGCATTACACCGAACACGACAGCGCGGACACGGACCGGTTCATGGCTCTGGCCGAAAAATTCAACCTGCTGGTCAGCGGCGGGTCCGACTTTCACGGCACGGTCAAGCCGGACATCAAACTGGGCGTGGGCCGTGGCGACCTGAACGTTCCGGACGAACTGCTGGAACGCATGAAGGCCCACCGCCGGGCAAAGGGACTGCCCGTCTGA
- a CDS encoding DNA-binding protein, with amino-acid sequence MLNAICLKGARDICHAVGENPKHMARLVREFGLPAWKRDPKGTWRALPEDLALWVRRQRNHHLSDYVPDMVARS; translated from the coding sequence ATGCTGAATGCAATCTGTCTGAAGGGAGCACGGGACATCTGTCATGCCGTGGGCGAGAATCCCAAGCACATGGCGCGGCTGGTCAGGGAATTCGGGCTTCCGGCATGGAAGCGCGATCCCAAGGGAACGTGGCGCGCCCTGCCCGAGGATCTGGCTCTGTGGGTCAGGCGGCAGCGCAATCATCATCTGTCCGACTATGTGCCGGACATGGTGGCGCGGAGTTGA
- a CDS encoding flavin reductase family protein: MKISLGAKPLALPAPVWAVSTYDPDGKPNSMIAAWGGLCSSQPPCLTVSVRPSRHTYRGLTQRKAFTVGVVSEAFAAQGDYLGMISGKKTDKFADTGLTPVRSDVVDAPYIEEFPLSLECRLIHSYELGVHIMVVGEILDVKADEDKLIDGKFPDIEKMRPLIFSPGSRAYHTVGDHVGQGFDMGRKYVK; this comes from the coding sequence ATGAAAATTTCCCTTGGCGCCAAGCCCCTTGCCCTGCCCGCACCCGTGTGGGCAGTGAGCACCTACGACCCGGACGGCAAACCCAATTCCATGATCGCAGCCTGGGGCGGGCTCTGCAGTTCCCAGCCTCCGTGCCTCACGGTCTCGGTGCGCCCTTCCCGCCACACCTACCGGGGACTGACCCAGCGCAAGGCGTTCACCGTGGGCGTGGTGTCCGAGGCGTTCGCGGCTCAGGGCGACTATCTGGGCATGATTTCCGGCAAGAAGACCGACAAGTTTGCGGACACGGGCCTGACTCCGGTACGCAGCGACGTGGTGGACGCGCCGTACATCGAGGAATTTCCCCTTTCCCTTGAATGCCGCCTGATCCATTCCTATGAACTCGGCGTGCACATCATGGTCGTGGGCGAGATTCTGGACGTGAAGGCGGACGAGGACAAGCTGATCGACGGCAAGTTCCCGGACATCGAGAAAATGCGGCCCCTGATCTTTTCCCCGGGCTCCCGCGCCTACCACACCGTGGGCGACCATGTGGGACAGGGCTTCGACATGGGCAGAAAATACGTGAAGTAG
- the ilvN gene encoding acetolactate synthase small subunit yields MQRTISALARNRPGVVAEMAAGFGRSDVNILSLAAGETENPEISRIVICVEGDEDAVREITRHVQDMEAIIQVDDLSRKDFVDRELVMVKVTMETERTGQLMQIFEVFRANVVGMGQETVTVEMAGDREKVDGLIKMLVPYGIRSMCRSGMIALKRGDE; encoded by the coding sequence ATGCAGCGCACCATATCCGCACTGGCCCGGAATCGCCCGGGCGTGGTGGCCGAAATGGCCGCCGGATTCGGCAGAAGCGACGTGAACATCCTTTCCCTTGCCGCCGGGGAGACCGAGAATCCCGAGATTTCGCGCATCGTGATCTGCGTGGAGGGCGATGAGGACGCCGTCCGCGAGATCACGCGTCATGTGCAGGACATGGAGGCCATCATTCAGGTGGACGATCTGTCCCGCAAGGATTTCGTGGATCGCGAGCTGGTCATGGTCAAGGTGACCATGGAGACCGAGCGCACCGGGCAGCTCATGCAGATTTTCGAGGTGTTCCGGGCCAATGTGGTCGGCATGGGGCAGGAGACCGTGACCGTGGAAATGGCCGGGGACCGGGAAAAAGTGGACGGTCTGATCAAGATGCTCGTGCCCTACGGCATCCGCTCCATGTGTCGTTCCGGCATGATCGCGCTCAAGCGCGGGGACGAATGA
- a CDS encoding Trm112 family protein has translation MTLDKELVAILACPVCKGDLELLPAEDGLKCEACGLVYPVRDEIPIMLADQAVKLEEWKGSR, from the coding sequence ATGACTCTGGACAAGGAACTTGTCGCGATTCTGGCCTGCCCGGTGTGCAAGGGCGATCTGGAACTGCTCCCGGCCGAGGACGGCCTCAAGTGCGAGGCGTGCGGGCTGGTATACCCGGTCAGGGACGAAATCCCCATCATGCTCGCGGATCAGGCCGTGAAGCTTGAGGAGTGGAAGGGCTCCAGATAG
- a CDS encoding DMT family transporter — translation MELSHLGGAALPWLAIAARIILLGLERIFVKRMGSDSDPFAATFLFFGLGAVLLLPFVPWSLPLAVWKHTLVSFGAGAFYAAAFVCYVHSLSIGEASLVSPLYNANVLFLAIIAFLFLGEPLTPFKLVGLGLLVYGASLLNPQGSFLASLRAVGSDRACRYMVVASLLIACGRVADKFTVSQGALNTPPIAYCFVLYAVVALYVFIALAFRGRIRDIGRIMRRTPWTALGAGAINGYSYLFLLVAMTTIDVSIAEPASMLSVVVTLFLARKAFGESIRQRLVGSLVMVGGAWILCMG, via the coding sequence GTGGAACTTTCGCATCTGGGCGGGGCCGCACTCCCGTGGCTGGCCATTGCCGCCCGCATCATTCTTCTCGGTCTGGAACGCATATTCGTCAAGCGCATGGGATCGGACAGCGATCCGTTTGCGGCCACGTTTCTGTTCTTCGGGCTTGGTGCAGTGCTGCTGCTGCCGTTCGTGCCGTGGTCCCTGCCGCTTGCCGTATGGAAGCATACCCTGGTCAGCTTCGGCGCAGGCGCATTCTATGCCGCGGCCTTTGTCTGCTACGTGCATTCCCTGTCCATAGGCGAAGCCTCCCTTGTCAGCCCGCTGTACAACGCCAATGTCCTGTTCCTGGCCATCATCGCCTTCCTCTTTCTCGGCGAGCCCCTGACCCCGTTCAAGCTCGTGGGGCTGGGCCTGCTCGTGTACGGCGCGTCCCTGCTCAATCCGCAGGGCAGCTTTCTGGCCTCGCTCAGGGCCGTGGGCTCGGACCGGGCCTGCCGATACATGGTCGTGGCCTCCCTGCTCATTGCCTGCGGCAGGGTCGCAGACAAGTTCACCGTGTCGCAGGGCGCGCTCAACACCCCGCCCATTGCCTACTGCTTCGTGCTCTATGCCGTGGTCGCCCTGTACGTGTTCATTGCCTTGGCCTTTCGCGGCCGCATCCGGGACATCGGCAGGATCATGCGCCGCACCCCGTGGACCGCGCTCGGTGCCGGGGCCATCAACGGCTATTCCTATCTTTTTCTGCTCGTGGCCATGACCACCATCGACGTTTCCATCGCCGAACCCGCCTCCATGCTCAGCGTGGTCGTGACCCTGTTCCTCGCCCGCAAGGCGTTCGGCGAGTCCATCCGGCAGCGTCTGGTCGGTTCGCTTGTCATGGTGGGCGGCGCCTGGATTTTGTGCATGGGTTGA
- a CDS encoding CBS domain-containing protein: protein MLVKNWMTGNVITLTQDRSMMKAAKAMKDNDISRVPIVDEDGRVIGIVSDRDIKDASPSKATTLDMHELYYLLSEIKIKNIMTKKPMTIREDETVEKAAVMMLENNFGGLPVVDENDRLCGIITDNDIFKVLVDITGVYHGGVQVCMQISTAAGSLSPVLDTLREHGARIMNIMTRNVDEATEMKDVYIRIRDMDKPELKRLKEAMAARFQVQYWVADSVHPVV, encoded by the coding sequence ATGCTTGTGAAGAACTGGATGACCGGAAACGTCATCACCCTGACCCAGGACCGCTCCATGATGAAGGCGGCCAAGGCCATGAAGGACAACGACATCAGCCGCGTCCCCATCGTGGACGAGGACGGCCGGGTCATCGGCATCGTGTCGGACCGCGACATCAAGGACGCCTCGCCGTCCAAGGCCACCACGCTGGACATGCATGAGCTGTACTACCTGCTGTCCGAAATCAAGATCAAGAACATCATGACCAAGAAGCCCATGACCATCCGCGAGGACGAAACCGTGGAAAAGGCCGCGGTCATGATGCTGGAGAACAATTTCGGCGGCCTGCCCGTGGTGGACGAAAACGACCGGCTCTGCGGCATCATCACGGACAACGACATTTTCAAGGTGCTGGTGGACATCACGGGCGTGTATCACGGCGGCGTGCAGGTCTGCATGCAGATTTCCACGGCTGCGGGCAGCCTGTCCCCGGTTCTGGACACCCTGCGCGAACACGGAGCGCGCATCATGAACATCATGACCCGCAACGTGGATGAAGCCACGGAGATGAAGGACGTGTACATCCGCATCCGCGACATGGACAAGCCCGAGCTCAAGCGCCTCAAGGAAGCCATGGCCGCCAGATTCCAGGTCCAGTACTGGGTCGCGGACTCGGTCCACCCCGTGGTCTAG
- a CDS encoding S26 family signal peptidase: MGFTDEVRQALLDRIGPDRRFANNKRMADELEVDPSQLNRFLKKERGLNADSLGHILDRLGAALVFPDSTPGATREVMFTAPDKAGTSLSASSPSPADYLAVPLTRARIAACPGLIPDSDIQGWILVWKAHIALNNRTNLVAVRIGEQDAGMSPTLHPGDLALVDRDDRDASEAGRLMLVREPGPEGAALLRRVRTKSIDHDRELIFYADDNRACPPDTYSLERDYGGDAARAIAGAVVRTWCDVTRT; this comes from the coding sequence ATGGGTTTCACAGACGAAGTCCGGCAGGCGTTGCTGGACCGCATCGGGCCGGACCGCAGGTTCGCCAACAACAAGCGCATGGCCGACGAACTGGAGGTCGATCCCTCCCAGCTCAACCGCTTCCTCAAGAAGGAGCGCGGCCTGAACGCGGATTCGCTGGGCCATATTCTGGACAGACTGGGCGCGGCCCTCGTGTTTCCGGATTCCACCCCGGGAGCAACGCGGGAAGTGATGTTCACGGCCCCGGACAAGGCCGGAACCAGCCTTTCCGCAAGCAGTCCCAGCCCGGCGGACTATCTGGCCGTGCCCCTGACCCGGGCCCGCATCGCGGCCTGTCCCGGCCTGATACCGGACAGCGACATTCAGGGTTGGATTCTGGTCTGGAAGGCGCACATCGCCCTGAACAACCGCACCAATCTGGTCGCGGTGCGCATCGGCGAACAGGACGCGGGCATGAGCCCCACCCTGCATCCCGGGGATCTGGCCCTTGTGGACCGGGATGACCGCGACGCGTCGGAGGCCGGACGGCTCATGCTCGTGCGCGAGCCCGGCCCGGAGGGTGCAGCCCTGTTGCGCCGTGTCCGCACCAAGTCCATTGACCACGACAGGGAACTGATCTTTTATGCGGATGACAACCGCGCCTGCCCGCCGGACACCTATTCCCTTGAACGGGACTATGGCGGCGACGCGGCCCGGGCCATTGCCGGGGCCGTTGTCAGGACATGGTGCGACGTGACCCGCACGTGA
- a CDS encoding SH3 domain-containing protein, producing MAIPVRLPCRLIATCLVAVLAACAIRSPYAPIRDVRELDQDAGAYHHMPPDQPVLAPQDQARAWKAFLAEHFGPWDRPLATRTADEVFWGFKRFRNTRIFGENTLPRDAAWLDRMKRLSRTAEYPSLIRPVIATAETSMRVFPSADPVFLDFSRAGEGFPFDYGQNSLVQAGTPLLATHQSVDRAWIMVESRFAFGWVRAQDIALANREFRKTFRAGHFAAITRDNVSLIDADGGFRFKAGIGTILPLMEHRSRQTGQCLAVMIPVRDANGTARTRTALLPPDKAEPAPIPATPRNFARLANEMLGQPYGWGGLYGKRDCSATTMDLLAGFGLFLPRNSTQQAGEGDFTSLRGLTAQEKKDVILKQGIPFRTLIRKPGHIMLYIGHADRNGRPEPIVLHATWGLKTGSGPEYGRKIIGDTVITTLEPGRELPELTRPGGLLIESVTGMTILPGTGSEF from the coding sequence ATGGCCATTCCCGTCAGACTGCCCTGCCGTTTGATCGCGACCTGCCTCGTGGCCGTGCTGGCCGCCTGTGCGATCCGCTCTCCGTACGCCCCGATCCGGGACGTGCGGGAGCTGGATCAGGACGCGGGCGCGTACCATCACATGCCCCCGGATCAGCCCGTTCTTGCGCCGCAGGACCAGGCCCGGGCATGGAAGGCGTTTCTGGCCGAACACTTCGGCCCATGGGACCGGCCCTTGGCAACACGCACGGCGGACGAGGTCTTCTGGGGATTCAAGCGGTTCCGCAACACCCGGATTTTCGGGGAAAACACCCTGCCCCGGGACGCAGCGTGGCTGGATCGCATGAAGCGACTCTCCCGCACTGCGGAATATCCCTCCCTGATCCGCCCCGTGATTGCCACGGCCGAGACCAGCATGCGGGTCTTTCCGTCCGCTGATCCGGTCTTTCTGGACTTTTCCCGGGCCGGGGAAGGCTTTCCCTTCGACTACGGCCAGAACTCCCTTGTGCAGGCCGGCACTCCGCTGCTGGCAACGCACCAGAGCGTTGACCGGGCATGGATCATGGTGGAATCGCGATTCGCATTCGGCTGGGTCCGGGCACAGGACATCGCACTTGCAAACAGGGAATTCCGCAAGACCTTCCGGGCTGGCCATTTCGCGGCCATCACCCGGGACAACGTGTCCCTGATCGACGCGGACGGCGGGTTCCGATTCAAGGCCGGGATCGGCACGATCCTGCCCCTCATGGAACACCGCTCCCGGCAGACCGGGCAGTGTCTCGCCGTCATGATCCCGGTGCGCGACGCCAACGGCACGGCCCGGACACGCACGGCCCTGCTGCCGCCGGACAAGGCGGAACCGGCCCCGATTCCGGCCACTCCGCGCAACTTTGCCCGACTGGCAAACGAAATGCTGGGCCAGCCATACGGCTGGGGCGGATTGTACGGCAAGCGGGACTGCTCGGCCACGACCATGGACCTGCTCGCCGGGTTCGGCCTGTTCCTGCCGCGCAACTCCACGCAGCAGGCCGGAGAAGGCGATTTCACGTCGCTCAGGGGACTGACGGCACAGGAAAAAAAGGATGTCATCCTGAAACAGGGCATCCCGTTCCGCACGCTGATCCGCAAACCCGGCCACATCATGCTCTACATCGGCCATGCGGACCGGAACGGCCGCCCCGAACCAATCGTGCTGCACGCCACCTGGGGCCTGAAGACCGGAAGCGGCCCCGAATACGGACGCAAGATCATCGGTGACACCGTGATCACCACGCTGGAGCCGGGCCGGGAACTGCCGGAACTCACGCGGCCGGGCGGCCTGCTCATCGAGAGCGTGACCGGCATGACCATCCTGCCCGGGACCGGGTCGGAATTCTGA
- a CDS encoding phosphate acyltransferase produces the protein MVVHEPVTSLEGLVDAALAGHFMPRVAIARSAEGFVLKAGVEAHERGIAEPVLVGDIPATEALAEREGLDIAGFRRIHMPEDGAAVAEAVRLFREGEVHLIMKGLVSTATLLKAVLNKETGVPRVSGILSHCSVFESPLDGRLMLMADPGVNISPNLQRKIEILRNTLDVARRLGFVRPRVAVLAATEKVNYPAMPATLDADILTKMSAKGEFGDAVVHGPLSLDLAVSPASAACKGVAGPVAGCADILIAPNIEAGNILYKGLSTFNRCPMAAVVVGSRVPVVVPSRGDSDASKFLSIALASLLAQRS, from the coding sequence ATGGTCGTCCATGAACCGGTCACCAGTCTGGAAGGGCTGGTGGACGCGGCCCTGGCCGGGCATTTCATGCCCCGGGTGGCCATTGCCCGGTCTGCCGAGGGCTTCGTGCTCAAGGCAGGCGTGGAGGCGCATGAGCGCGGCATTGCCGAACCCGTGCTCGTGGGCGACATCCCGGCCACCGAAGCCCTTGCCGAGCGCGAGGGGCTGGACATCGCCGGTTTCCGCCGGATTCACATGCCCGAGGACGGCGCTGCCGTGGCCGAGGCCGTGCGTCTGTTTCGGGAGGGCGAGGTGCATCTGATCATGAAGGGGCTGGTCAGCACCGCGACCCTGCTCAAGGCCGTGCTCAACAAGGAAACCGGGGTGCCGCGCGTTTCGGGCATCCTGAGCCATTGTTCCGTGTTCGAATCCCCGCTGGACGGGCGGCTCATGCTCATGGCCGATCCGGGCGTGAACATCAGTCCGAATCTTCAGCGCAAGATCGAAATTCTGCGCAACACGCTGGATGTGGCGCGCAGGCTCGGATTCGTCCGGCCCCGCGTCGCAGTGCTGGCGGCAACGGAAAAGGTCAACTATCCGGCCATGCCCGCCACGCTGGATGCGGACATCCTGACCAAGATGTCGGCCAAGGGCGAGTTCGGGGATGCCGTGGTGCACGGTCCCCTGTCCCTTGATCTGGCCGTGTCTCCGGCCAGCGCGGCCTGCAAGGGCGTTGCCGGGCCGGTCGCCGGGTGTGCGGACATTCTCATTGCTCCGAACATCGAGGCCGGAAACATCCTGTACAAGGGGCTTTCCACGTTCAACCGCTGTCCCATGGCCGCCGTGGTGGTGGGCAGCCGTGTGCCCGTGGTGGTCCCGTCCCGGGGCGATTCCGACGCGAGCAAGTTCCTGTCCATAGCCCTGGCCAGCCTGCTGGCCCAGAGGAGTTGA
- a CDS encoding CheR family methyltransferase, translating into MGSLFSSAITLRNSVRISDDEFTQLRDFIYDKCGIFVDAKRKYLFESRFSKRLAELGLSSFSDYIKFLKHDIRRNSEMNVLFELVTTNETSFYRDTRQLDAFRDNVLRETLEKRRSEGKLDLHIWSAGCSSGEEPYTLSILLHEMLGPEIARWRIRITAVDLSPQVIERARRGVYREYAFKTTPDQARDRYFTPHEEGWKIRPELGRLISFQTMNLNDPLALKRVPRSHIVFCRNVIIYFDEAMKKRVAKAFYDNLLPGGYLMLGHSETLHKISSAFQPVYLPGSIAYRKEE; encoded by the coding sequence ATGGGGTCCCTGTTTTCCAGCGCCATCACCTTGCGAAACAGCGTTCGCATCTCGGACGACGAGTTCACGCAGCTCCGCGACTTCATCTACGACAAGTGCGGCATCTTCGTCGATGCCAAGCGCAAGTATCTGTTTGAAAGCCGTTTTTCCAAGCGTCTTGCCGAACTCGGTCTGAGCAGCTTTTCCGACTACATCAAGTTCCTGAAGCATGACATCCGCAGAAATTCGGAAATGAACGTGCTCTTCGAATTGGTGACCACCAACGAAACCAGTTTCTACAGGGATACCAGACAGCTCGACGCATTTCGGGACAACGTGCTCAGGGAGACGCTGGAGAAGCGGCGCAGCGAGGGCAAGCTGGACCTGCACATCTGGTCCGCCGGGTGTTCCTCGGGCGAGGAGCCCTACACCCTGTCCATCCTGCTTCACGAGATGCTCGGCCCGGAAATTGCCCGGTGGCGGATTCGCATCACGGCCGTGGACCTTTCTCCGCAGGTCATCGAACGCGCCAGAAGAGGCGTGTACAGGGAGTACGCGTTCAAGACCACGCCGGATCAGGCGCGCGACAGGTATTTCACCCCGCATGAGGAGGGCTGGAAGATCCGGCCCGAACTGGGGCGCCTCATTTCCTTTCAGACCATGAACCTGAACGACCCGCTGGCCTTGAAACGGGTTCCGCGATCACATATCGTGTTCTGCAGAAACGTGATCATCTACTTTGACGAGGCCATGAAAAAGCGGGTTGCCAAGGCGTTTTACGACAATCTTCTGCCCGGAGGATACCTCATGCTCGGGCATTCCGAGACCCTGCACAAGATCAGCAGCGCGTTTCAACCCGTGTATCTTCCCGGTTCCATCGCGTACAGGAAGGAAGAATAG
- a CDS encoding DUF5675 family protein has translation MFKRADIIRMEQGEDGTFGVLLLDGQTFCVTLEPPRQRKGGGQCIPEGEYACCRTASPRFGNTFEITDVPGREHILLHPGNTIIDSMGCVLLGSKFGSLGFERGVLESRAAFGEFLNRAQGMDEFTLTVRDRA, from the coding sequence ATGTTCAAGCGAGCCGATATCATTCGAATGGAACAGGGCGAGGACGGCACGTTCGGCGTGCTGCTGCTGGACGGGCAAACGTTTTGCGTGACTCTGGAGCCCCCGCGCCAACGCAAGGGAGGCGGACAGTGCATCCCGGAAGGGGAATACGCGTGTTGCCGGACCGCATCGCCCAGATTCGGAAATACCTTTGAGATAACCGATGTCCCGGGCCGCGAGCATATTCTGCTGCATCCGGGCAATACCATCATCGATTCCATGGGGTGCGTGCTGCTGGGCAGCAAGTTCGGCAGCCTCGGATTCGAACGGGGCGTGCTGGAATCCCGCGCCGCGTTCGGAGAGTTCCTGAACCGTGCTCAGGGCATGGACGAGTTCACCTTGACGGTCCGGGACCGGGCATAG